Proteins encoded in a region of the Candidatus Rokuibacteriota bacterium genome:
- a CDS encoding branched-chain amino acid ABC transporter permease has product LMGVAGTPFPYYVTLVEPGSVFSLDYAVNSLAMPMIGGTTTWVGPIIGAVLLGTAQQVATVTIASELNLLIVGIVLVAFVMLAPQGIVGLAQRLFHRRSR; this is encoded by the coding sequence TCTGATGGGGGTGGCGGGGACGCCGTTCCCCTACTACGTGACCCTCGTCGAGCCGGGGTCGGTGTTCAGCCTCGACTACGCGGTCAACAGCCTGGCAATGCCGATGATCGGCGGGACGACGACGTGGGTCGGCCCCATCATCGGGGCCGTCCTGCTGGGTACCGCCCAGCAGGTGGCCACCGTCACGATCGCCTCGGAGCTGAACCTCCTCATCGTGGGCATCGTGCTGGTGGCCTTCGTCATGCTGGCGCCGCAGGGGATCGTCGGCCTGGCCCAGCGGCTGTTCCATCGAAGGAGCCGCTGA